A region of the Candidatus Brocadia sp. genome:
ATTCACGGATCAGTAAAACTCTCACACCCGGTAACTATTTTGTAGAAATCAGGCATTATTCATCGACCGGTGTGGGCGCATATACAATTAAAGTTCAAATTGAGTAAGTTTTTTTCACAATTTACTCACTCAAAACAAAAGTCTTTTCTTAAAACTGAAAAAAATTTTTGTAACGATATTTTTTCTGAAGGAGGATTTTTCACATGAAAAGGTCTGCTCTTATTCTAGTCATGGCATTTTTTTCTCTTTTTGTAATACCGCTTTTCGTGTATTCCCCTGGAATTTACGCACAGGAAAAGAAAAGGATCTGTGGAACCATGGAGGTTCATGAAAGACTCCTGAAAACTGTTCCAGCTTACAGAGACAGCAGGCTAGCAATTGAGAATCTTACAAGAAGTTACTTACTCAGGGAGGTATTGCGAACAGAAATAGTGAAGATCCCCGTAGTTGTTCATGTGGTATATAATACTCCTGAGCAGAATATCTCAGATGACCAAATCAAGAGTCAAATCCGTATTCTCAATGAAGATTATAGAAAGTTAAATGGTGATGTATCCACAGTACCATCGGTATTTCAAACTTTGGTAACAGATGCAAAAATTGAATTTGCCCTTGCTTGTAAAGATCCTGAGGGCAAACTTACCTCTGGTATTACAAGAACAAAAACAGATACAGCGTCATTTACCTATGATGATGCTGTTAAATTTACGGCAAAGGGGGGAAGGGATGCCTGGCCAAGGGATAAGTATTTAAACATATGGGTATGTAACCTGGGGGGAGGTCTCCTTGGCTATGCTCAATTTCCCGGAGGTCCTGCAGACACGGATGGGGTGGTTATCACCTATACGGCATTTGGCGATATCGGAACGGCGGCTCCTCCGTTTAATAAGGGAAGGACAACAACCCATGAAGTCGGACACTGGTTAAACCTGTTTCACATCTGGGGTGATGACTGTCCTGGAAGTGACCAGTGCGGTGGTTCTGATTCTGTTGGTGACACGCCAAATCAGGAGTGTTCCAATTACGGTTGTCCGTCTTTTCCGCACGTAAGCTGCAGTAATGGCCCGAATGGGGATCTGTTCATGAACTATATGGATTATACGGATGACGCATGTATGGTGATGTTCACGAATGGGCAATCAGCAAGAATGGATGCTGCTTTGGCAGGGCCAAGATTGGCCATTCAAAGCTCAGACGGATTAATCTGTCCGGATGATGTGAAGGCAAAGTTCCAGTACGAAATAAAATTCATCTGCGGAAAGTCCGATGGTAAGGTTGTGGCTCCCGGGTCATATTGGACTGCCATTAATGTTGGTAACCCCACAGACAAAAATATCATCCTGAAGAAAAGGTTTTCTATTGCCTTGCCGGGTGAGAAGCCGGGTCCCGTTTCTGATTTATTTAAGGCCAAACTCGGCCCCTATCAGGCATTTGAAATCGATAACAGGGATATCTTTGAGCACACCCGTACGAATGCAGATTTTATCAAGGGATTTGTAGTCATCGAGAGTGAGGTTGAACTGGAAGTAATTGCAGTATATACTGCAGGTGGTAAGAATGAGCAGGTTGAAACGCTCGACGTTGAACACATTTTACCACGGTGTCTTGGAACGAAAGGCTGCCCTGATCTGATCGTCGAGAAGATCGAAAGGCCGGAGTGGGACGCCCAAAATAAACGTTCAGTAATCCGCGCCACCATTAAGAATATTGGTGATGCCCCTGCCGGATCTACTGTAGCCCGGTTAACCGATACAAGCTCGGCGTGGGAACCAATTACTACTGCCGATGCTCCTACTCCGGCGCTTGGACCAGGAGATACCGCAACGGTTACCTTCTTTTTGCCATACTGGGTTTATAATCCCGATGCCGATCTGGAGGTAAAAGCAGATTATAAAAACGAGCTTTCAGAATGTAATGAAGATAATAACGTCAAGGAATTCCATGAGATAGGTTAACGATAAAAAAAGCAAGGCAAACGGATGTCGTCGTTAAAAACTTGAAGATGGGGATTTACCTGTCTTTCCGGAATTGATGACTTCTACCTCTTGAAAGGAGGTTTTTCGGATGAGCAAATTAAGAGTCAAATCCGTATCCTCAACGAAGATTACAGAAAGTTAAATGCTGATGTGTCCTCGGTTCCGTCAGTATTTCAATCCCTGATAGCGGATACGCGGATAGAATTCGCCCTTGCTTGCAGGTCCCCCGGCGGTGGCTCTACAAACGGTATTATAAGAAAATCAACAACTGCAACGGGATTTGGTTCTGACGATACGGTGAAATTTTCCAGCAGCGGCGGAAGTGATGCCTGGCCAAGAGACAAATACTTAAACATATGGGTATGTAACCTGGCAAATGGTCTCCTGGGATATGCTCAATTCCCCGGAGGCCCGGCTGATACGGACGGGGTAGTAATTACCTATACTGCATTTGGTGATACCGGAACGGCAGCTCCGCCCTTTGACAAGGGGAGGACGGCTACCCATGAAATTGGACACTGGCTAAACTTGCGCCACATCTGGGGTGATGATTGTCCTGGTGGAGACCAATGCGGTGGTTCCGATCTTGTTGATGACACCCCTAACCAGGAGTGCATGAATTATGGTTGCCCCACCTTTCCGAATGTCAGCTGTAACAATGACCCGAATGGGGACATATTCATGGACTATATGGATTATACGGATGACGCTTGCATGGTTATGTTCACTAACGGGCAATCTGCACGGATGGATGCTGCAATAACCGGACCGAGATCGGCCATCATGAGTTGAGACGGATTAAAGTGTCCGCCAAGTGGTGGTAATTGTGGCCAGGGATCGATAACAGCCATGGCGTGCATCCTAATCTTGTATGGTATAAGAAAAATACGTAAAAAATCCATAGAAACAAAATAGTTGCATAATAATTTTTGGGCGGGGCATGCGGAAGACAACCCTCTGCATGCCCCTTTATAAGGAATGAATCGAACTATGAAAATTACAAAATCATTACTCTTTTTTTCATTGCTATTCTTTAATGTCCAAACTATGGGAAGTAATAACGATCTTCCTAAGGAAATTTTCGGGCATTGGATACATTCTTACGAAGAAGATACAAAAGAGGCAAAGGTTTTCAGACCAGGCAATTATAATTTTCCCAGGGCCAGAGGCAGATTTGGATTTGAGATAAAAGAAAATGGAGAATTTGTTCAATATGGTATAGGCCCGACAGATCTCCCAGCTAAGATTTCCGGGTATTGGAAAGCAGAAGGAAAAGATAAAATAAATATCTATTTTGAAGATAAAGAAAATGCGTCGTATACAATAAATATTATTTCATGTACTGAGGATGTTTTGATGATAAAAAAGTAGAAATGACTTCGATTGGCAACCTTTTTTCAAACTATAAAGACTACAGGTAAATGGGAAATTGGAACATCCCCCTTAATAGCAGATCAAGGGGCTGACGGTGCAACGGGATTCGGCTTAGCAGATGCCCTCAAGGCTTGGAAAAAGTTTAAATTTTTGCAAAAAAACAGATACGATTATGACAGAAGATATCTTGTTTATAATCACGCAACGAAAAGAAGTTAGCATTACCTATCCATTCACCATGAAAGGAAATTCAATTTATGCCATTCTATGTAATTAAAGGCACTTTCCACGTTTTAGGTTACTCTCCAGATGGAGATTCTATTCGATTCAAGGCCGATAACAAGGTAAATTGGGCTAAATTATTTGGTCCACCTGTTAATCTGAATGCACAGCAGCACGCGCAGTTGCGCCTTGAAGCAATTGATACTTTAGAAACTCACTATCGAAATACACACCAACCATTTGAACTAGCTACAAGGGCTTTAGATTTTTTGTTGCACCAGCTTAACATCACATGTGTTCAATGGGATGTATTACGGACTAGAATAACTGAGGCAAATGATGGTACCGATGGATATATCATCAGCCGGAATGTGGAGCCGAATAGACGTCCTGTAGCTTTTGTTTTCTCAGGATCGCCACCCGAGCCTGATGGTTCTAAGGTTTTCTTTGATAGAGATTGGATATGTAAAAGCTTAAATTATCAATTGATTAAGGCAGGGTTGGCCTATCCAACGTACTATAAAGGATTATTCCCAGATCTCCGCTATGCATTGACTCAAGCAGTTACACAGGCACGCCAGGCAAATATCGAAATCTGGGCTAAGGATCGTACCAATACTGGGTTTGAAATAGATGGGTTGGAATCAATTTCAGAGCAGCATATTTTGTTTCCAAAACTATTTCGTCGCCTTGCTGAATATTTAGAGGCTGGCGGTCCTGTCGAAGGTTTTAAGGAATTCTTAGAAAGGAGAGCAGAGGGCGTTGTAGTAATCTCAGAGACACACTTTACACATTTCGATAACATAGTAGAAGTTAAGGGAAATAGGGTAAAAATGACAAAATTACCCGAAGATTTAGTGTTTGAGGGATGAAACATTGTTTCATATACTCATTTTTAAGGAGATCGCTTATGCCAGACCATTTTGATTGTGTTGTCTTAGGAGCAGGTATTGCCGGTGTTACAGCCGCCAGAGAACTG
Encoded here:
- a CDS encoding zinc metalloprotease, which produces MDDFYLLKGGFSDEQIKSQIRILNEDYRKLNADVSSVPSVFQSLIADTRIEFALACRSPGGGSTNGIIRKSTTATGFGSDDTVKFSSSGGSDAWPRDKYLNIWVCNLANGLLGYAQFPGGPADTDGVVITYTAFGDTGTAAPPFDKGRTATHEIGHWLNLRHIWGDDCPGGDQCGGSDLVDDTPNQECMNYGCPTFPNVSCNNDPNGDIFMDYMDYTDDACMVMFTNGQSARMDAAITGPRSAIMS